Proteins encoded by one window of Spirochaetaceae bacterium:
- the acnA gene encoding aconitate hydratase AcnA produces MADPFAARDELRVDRDRYTYYRLAALAAHGAGDLDRLPYSLRILLESLLRGCGDGAVTGGQVRELAAWQPRAERRPSLPYRPARVIMQDLTGVPAVVDLGAMRAAVARLGGDPSAVNPRAPMDLVIDHSVQVDHFGSADALSRNAAIEFRRNRERFEFLHWGQSAFANFRVVPPATGIVHQVNLEYLASVVMIDPHAAGGAAPLVYPDTLVGTDSHTTMINGLGVLGWGVGGIEAEAALLGQPYDMLAPDVVGVRLTGSRRPGTTATDVTLAVVEMLRTHGVVGKFVEFTGPGLASMSLPDRATIANMAPEYGATIGFFPVDEETLRYLRLSGRSAAACNLVEAYCRAQGLFRAAGAPEPEFTELLELDIASVQPALAGPKRPQDRVVLPAVARQFRASLGAGKAERGFALSAAEQARTAAVRDNGSSSTIGHGAVVVAAITSCTNTSNPSVMLGAGILARKARERGLTVPPWVKTSLAPGSTVVTDYLRRAGVLAPLADLGFDLVGYGCTTCIGNSGPLPEPVSAAIDDGDLVVASVLSGNRNFEGRIHAQVKANFLASPPLVVAYALAGTVDRDLTSEPVGSGRDGAPVYLRDIWPTEAEIDAATADAVRPEMFRERYGNVLGGNDAWNAIGAGGGAAAELYGWDADSTYVREPPFFADLTREVPAIAPITGARALAMLGDSITTDHISPAGAIAPDSPAARYLREHGVGRIDFNTYGARRGNHEVMMRGTFANIRLKNALAGGREGGYTVHLPSGEPMTIYDASVRYRSERVPLVVFGGSEYGSGSSRDWAAKGPLLLGVRAVIVESFERIHRSNLVGMGVLPLEFLDGASAGSLGLTGRELFSIEGLDDGLRPRATLYVRATGDDGAEVARFPVRVRIDTDTEVDYYRHGGILHMVLRHMLAQQEQQEQQEE; encoded by the coding sequence ATGGCAGATCCCTTTGCTGCGCGCGATGAACTGCGCGTCGACCGCGACCGCTACACCTACTACCGCCTCGCCGCGCTGGCAGCGCACGGTGCCGGCGACCTGGACCGGCTGCCGTACTCGCTGCGCATCCTGCTCGAATCGCTGTTGCGCGGCTGCGGCGATGGTGCCGTGACCGGCGGGCAGGTGCGGGAGCTGGCCGCCTGGCAGCCGCGCGCCGAGCGGCGCCCGAGCCTGCCGTACCGGCCGGCACGGGTAATCATGCAGGACCTGACCGGCGTCCCCGCGGTGGTCGATCTGGGCGCCATGCGCGCGGCCGTGGCGCGGCTCGGCGGCGACCCGTCCGCGGTCAATCCGCGGGCTCCGATGGACCTGGTCATCGACCATTCCGTACAGGTGGACCACTTCGGTTCCGCGGATGCTCTGTCGCGTAACGCGGCAATCGAGTTCCGGCGCAATCGCGAGCGGTTCGAGTTCCTGCACTGGGGACAGAGTGCGTTCGCCAACTTCCGGGTGGTGCCGCCGGCCACCGGCATCGTCCACCAGGTGAACCTCGAGTATCTGGCCAGCGTGGTAATGATCGACCCGCACGCTGCCGGCGGTGCGGCGCCCCTGGTCTACCCCGATACCCTGGTGGGCACCGATTCGCACACCACCATGATAAACGGTCTCGGCGTGCTCGGCTGGGGCGTGGGAGGCATCGAGGCGGAGGCGGCCCTGCTCGGCCAGCCGTACGACATGCTGGCGCCGGACGTGGTCGGCGTGCGCCTCACCGGCAGCCGCCGGCCGGGCACCACCGCTACCGACGTCACCCTGGCGGTGGTGGAGATGCTGCGCACGCACGGCGTGGTGGGCAAGTTCGTCGAGTTCACCGGGCCCGGCCTGGCCTCGATGAGCCTGCCCGACCGCGCCACCATCGCCAACATGGCCCCCGAATACGGCGCCACCATCGGGTTCTTCCCGGTCGACGAGGAGACGCTGCGCTACCTGCGCCTGTCGGGACGCTCGGCGGCCGCCTGCAACCTGGTGGAGGCATATTGCAGGGCGCAGGGGTTGTTCCGCGCCGCCGGCGCCCCGGAACCGGAATTCACCGAGTTGCTGGAGTTGGACATCGCGTCCGTCCAACCCGCCCTGGCCGGCCCCAAGCGGCCGCAGGACCGGGTCGTGCTGCCCGCGGTGGCGCGCCAGTTCCGCGCCAGCCTCGGCGCCGGCAAGGCCGAGCGCGGCTTCGCGCTGTCCGCCGCCGAGCAGGCGCGCACCGCCGCCGTGCGCGATAATGGCTCCAGCTCCACCATCGGGCACGGCGCGGTGGTGGTGGCGGCCATAACCTCCTGTACCAATACTTCCAACCCGTCGGTGATGCTCGGCGCCGGCATCCTGGCACGCAAGGCGCGCGAGCGCGGCCTCACCGTGCCGCCCTGGGTCAAGACCAGCCTGGCGCCCGGCTCCACGGTGGTCACCGACTACCTGCGCCGTGCCGGCGTGCTGGCACCGCTCGCCGATCTCGGATTCGACCTGGTGGGCTATGGCTGCACCACCTGCATCGGCAACTCCGGCCCCCTGCCGGAGCCGGTGTCGGCGGCGATCGACGACGGCGACCTGGTGGTGGCCTCGGTGCTGTCCGGCAACCGCAATTTCGAGGGCCGCATCCATGCCCAGGTCAAGGCCAACTTCCTCGCATCGCCGCCGCTGGTGGTCGCCTACGCGCTCGCCGGCACCGTGGACCGCGACCTGACCAGCGAGCCGGTCGGCAGCGGCCGTGACGGCGCGCCGGTCTACCTGCGCGACATCTGGCCCACCGAGGCGGAGATCGACGCCGCCACGGCCGACGCGGTGCGGCCGGAGATGTTCCGCGAGCGCTACGGCAACGTGCTCGGCGGCAACGACGCCTGGAACGCCATCGGGGCCGGCGGCGGCGCCGCCGCCGAACTGTACGGCTGGGACGCCGACTCCACCTACGTGCGTGAACCGCCGTTCTTCGCAGACCTCACCCGTGAGGTGCCCGCCATCGCCCCGATCACCGGCGCCCGTGCCCTGGCCATGCTCGGCGACTCGATCACCACCGACCACATCTCCCCGGCCGGCGCCATTGCGCCCGACAGCCCGGCGGCGCGCTACCTGCGCGAGCACGGCGTCGGGCGGATCGACTTCAACACCTACGGCGCCCGCCGCGGCAACCACGAAGTGATGATGCGCGGCACGTTCGCCAACATCCGCCTCAAGAACGCCCTCGCCGGCGGCAGGGAGGGCGGCTACACCGTGCACCTGCCGTCGGGCGAGCCGATGACCATCTACGACGCCTCCGTGCGCTATCGCTCCGAGCGGGTACCGCTGGTGGTGTTCGGCGGCAGCGAGTACGGCTCCGGGTCGAGCCGCGACTGGGCCGCCAAGGGACCGCTGCTGCTGGGCGTTCGGGCGGTGATCGTGGAGTCGTTCGAGCGCATCCACCGCTCCAACCTGGTCGGCATGGGCGTGCTGCCGCTGGAGTTCCTGGACGGGGCGTCCGCCGGCAGTCTCGGGCTGACCGGGCGTGAGCTGTTCTCGATCGAGGGGCTCGACGACGGCCTGCGCCCGCGCGCCACCCTGTACGTGCGCGCCACCGGCGACGACGGCGCCGAGGTGGCCCGCTTCCCGGTACGGGTACGCATTGACACCGACACCGAAGTGGACTACTACCGCCACGGCGGCATCCTGCACATGGTGCTGCGCCACATGCTCGCGCAACAAGAGCAACAAGAGCAACAAGAGGAGTAA